One Gammaproteobacteria bacterium DNA segment encodes these proteins:
- a CDS encoding Uma2 family endonuclease, whose product MGYALRDHNRYTYHDYCQWPEDERYELIDGNAWLMSPAPGVDHQTVAFEVARQVANALEGHSCRVLVAPVDVLLPRGDEADGVVDTVVQPDALVVCDPGKVSRRRVRGAPDWVLEVLSPSSASHDQTRKLAAYERAGVREYWLVHPVDRVLTVYRHDGSAYSRPRIQALSGTTTLEVLPQVAVDWDRITTRLLPDATTEM is encoded by the coding sequence ATGGGCTACGCCCTGCGCGACCACAACCGTTATACCTACCACGACTACTGCCAGTGGCCCGAGGACGAGCGCTACGAGCTCATCGACGGCAACGCGTGGCTGATGTCCCCCGCCCCGGGGGTGGACCATCAGACCGTCGCCTTCGAGGTGGCTCGCCAGGTCGCCAATGCCCTGGAGGGCCACTCCTGCCGGGTGCTGGTGGCCCCGGTGGACGTCCTCCTGCCCCGGGGGGACGAGGCCGACGGCGTGGTGGACACCGTGGTGCAGCCCGATGCCCTGGTGGTGTGCGATCCCGGCAAGGTGTCCCGGCGCCGGGTGCGGGGGGCGCCCGACTGGGTCCTGGAGGTGCTCTCCCCGTCCTCCGCGAGCCATGACCAGACCCGCAAGCTGGCCGCCTACGAGCGGGCCGGGGTGCGCGAATACTGGCTGGTCCACCCGGTGGACCGGGTGCTGACCGTCTACCGCCACGACGGCAGCGCCTACTCCCGCCCCCGCATCCAGGCCCTCTCCGGCACCACGACCCTCGAGGTGCTGCCGCAGGTGGCGGTGGACTGGGACCGCATCACCACCCGCCTGCTCCCCGACGCCACCACCGAGATGTAG
- a CDS encoding YgiQ family radical SAM protein, with protein MSQATPRNIFSYPQFWAARLGPAPVLPMSREEMDLLGWDACDIILVTGDAYVDHPSFGMAVIGRVLEAQGFRVGIIAQPAWEGTEDFARLGPPRLFFGITAGNMDSMVNRYTADRKVRSDDAYTPGGEGGRRPDRSVIAYVQRCREAFKGVPVVIGGIEASLRRIAHYDYWQDKVRRSVLLDAKADLLVYGNGERQVVEIAQRLAAGASIHDLTDLRGTVCTVPVLPAGWAEVESTDVDIPGALAPPPDPYAASGPSCEEAPAGREVRLQPRPPRHPRARTVIRLPAFEAVRDDPVLYAHASRLLHLETNPGNARALVQRHGEREVWVNPPPIPLTTAELDGVFELPYTRRPHPAYGAARIPAYEMIRFSVNIMRGCFGGCTFCSITEHEGRIIQSRSEDSVVREVEAICDKVPGFTGVISDVGGPTANMYRLACKDPAIEAACRRPSCVHPGICSNLDTDHSALVHLYRRVRNLPGIKKVLVASGLRYDLAVRSPEYVRELVTHHVGGYLKIAPEHTEPGPLAKMMKPGMGAYDEFKRLFDKYSKEAGKEQYLIPYFIAAHPGTTDEDMLNLALWLKANGFRADQVQTFLPSPMATATAMYRSGKNPLRKVTRAGETVPVPRGLKVRRLHKAFLRYHDPKNWPLLRDALKRMGRADLIGNGKRHLIPAWQPAAEGAKRAPRPGKGKRFATQHTGLAKAPRSRRSKTR; from the coding sequence ATGTCTCAAGCCACTCCCCGCAACATCTTCTCCTATCCCCAATTCTGGGCCGCCCGGCTCGGGCCGGCGCCGGTGTTGCCCATGAGCCGGGAGGAGATGGATCTGCTGGGCTGGGATGCCTGCGACATCATCCTGGTGACCGGTGACGCCTACGTGGACCATCCCAGCTTCGGCATGGCGGTCATCGGGCGGGTGCTGGAGGCCCAGGGTTTCCGGGTGGGCATCATCGCCCAGCCCGCCTGGGAGGGGACCGAGGACTTCGCGCGCCTGGGGCCGCCGCGGCTCTTCTTCGGCATCACCGCGGGCAACATGGATTCCATGGTCAACCGCTACACCGCCGACCGCAAGGTGCGCTCCGACGACGCCTATACCCCGGGAGGCGAGGGCGGGCGCCGGCCGGACCGTTCGGTCATCGCCTACGTCCAGCGCTGCCGCGAGGCCTTCAAGGGCGTGCCGGTGGTCATCGGCGGCATCGAGGCCAGCCTCAGGCGCATCGCCCACTACGACTACTGGCAGGACAAGGTGCGGCGCTCGGTGTTGCTGGATGCCAAGGCCGATCTCCTGGTCTACGGCAACGGCGAGCGCCAGGTGGTGGAGATCGCCCAGCGCCTGGCCGCCGGCGCGTCCATTCATGATCTGACCGATCTGCGCGGCACCGTGTGCACGGTCCCGGTGTTACCGGCGGGCTGGGCGGAGGTGGAATCCACCGACGTGGACATCCCCGGCGCGTTGGCTCCGCCCCCGGACCCCTACGCGGCCAGCGGGCCCAGCTGCGAGGAGGCGCCGGCGGGCCGCGAGGTGAGGTTGCAGCCCCGCCCACCTCGCCACCCGCGGGCGCGCACCGTGATCCGCCTGCCGGCCTTCGAGGCGGTGCGGGACGATCCGGTGCTTTACGCCCACGCCTCGCGGCTGCTGCACCTGGAGACCAACCCCGGCAACGCCCGCGCCCTGGTACAGCGCCATGGTGAGCGCGAGGTGTGGGTCAACCCGCCGCCCATCCCCCTCACCACCGCGGAGCTGGACGGGGTGTTCGAGCTGCCCTACACCCGCCGGCCCCATCCCGCCTACGGCGCTGCCCGCATCCCCGCCTACGAGATGATCCGCTTCTCCGTGAACATCATGCGAGGCTGCTTCGGCGGCTGCACCTTCTGCTCCATCACCGAGCACGAGGGGCGCATCATCCAGAGCCGTTCCGAGGATTCGGTGGTGCGGGAGGTCGAGGCCATCTGCGACAAGGTGCCGGGCTTCACCGGCGTCATCTCCGACGTGGGCGGGCCCACCGCCAACATGTACCGCCTAGCCTGCAAGGATCCCGCCATCGAGGCGGCCTGCCGCCGGCCCTCCTGCGTCCACCCCGGGATCTGCTCCAACCTCGACACCGACCACTCGGCCCTGGTCCACCTCTACCGCCGGGTGCGAAACCTGCCCGGCATCAAGAAGGTGCTGGTGGCCTCGGGGCTGCGCTACGACCTCGCCGTGCGCTCGCCCGAGTACGTCAGGGAGCTGGTGACCCATCACGTGGGGGGGTATCTCAAGATCGCCCCCGAGCACACCGAGCCGGGGCCGCTCGCGAAGATGATGAAGCCGGGCATGGGGGCCTACGACGAGTTCAAGCGCCTGTTCGACAAGTATTCGAAGGAGGCGGGCAAGGAACAGTACCTCATTCCCTACTTCATCGCCGCCCACCCCGGCACCACCGACGAGGACATGCTGAACCTGGCCCTGTGGCTTAAAGCGAACGGCTTCCGAGCCGACCAGGTGCAGACCTTCCTGCCCTCACCGATGGCCACCGCCACCGCCATGTACCGCTCAGGGAAAAATCCCCTGCGCAAGGTGACCCGCGCCGGCGAGACCGTGCCCGTCCCCCGGGGCCTCAAGGTCAGGCGCCTGCACAAGGCCTTCCTGCGCTACCACGACCCCAAGAACTGGCCCCTGCTGCGTGACGCCCTCAAGCGCATGGGCCGCGCCGACCTCATCGGCAACGGCAAGCGCCACCTCATTCCCGCCTGGCAGCCGGCAGCGGAGGGCGCCAAGCGCGCCCCGCGGCCGGGCAAGGGCAAACGCTTCGCGACCCAGCACACGGGGTTAGCCAAGGCGCCGCGATCGCGGCGCTCGAAGACCCGGTGA
- a CDS encoding acetyl-CoA carboxylase carboxyltransferase subunit alpha, whose protein sequence is MNLNYLDFEQPIAELEAKIEELRYVTDDSELDIDAEIQRLEQKSEELVNSIFAALTPWQVAQVARHPQRPYTKDYLERVFTDFNELHGDRAYGDDPAIVGGLARFEGMPVMVIGHQKGRDTKEKVLRNFGMPRPEGYRKALRLMHMAERFKVPVVTLIDTPGAYPGVGAEERGQSEAIARNLFEMSGLETPIVAIVIGEGGSGGALAIGVGDRVFMLQYSTYSVISPEGCASILWKSAEKAPEAAAALGITSQRLLDLGLIDGVIPEPLGGAHRDHEEMAENIADVLREELEALTTRPMDQVLARRRERLRAYGKVQTS, encoded by the coding sequence ATGAACCTGAATTATCTCGATTTCGAACAACCCATCGCCGAACTCGAGGCCAAGATCGAAGAGCTGCGCTACGTCACCGACGATTCCGAGCTCGACATCGACGCCGAGATCCAGCGCCTGGAGCAGAAGAGCGAGGAGCTGGTGAACAGCATCTTCGCCGCCCTGACCCCGTGGCAGGTGGCCCAGGTGGCGCGCCACCCCCAGCGGCCCTATACCAAGGACTACCTGGAGCGGGTCTTCACCGACTTCAACGAACTCCACGGCGACCGTGCCTACGGCGACGACCCGGCCATCGTCGGCGGGCTGGCTCGCTTCGAGGGCATGCCGGTGATGGTCATCGGCCACCAGAAGGGCCGCGACACCAAGGAGAAGGTGCTGCGTAACTTCGGCATGCCGCGGCCCGAGGGCTACCGCAAGGCCCTGCGCCTGATGCACATGGCCGAGCGCTTCAAGGTGCCGGTGGTCACCCTCATCGACACCCCCGGCGCCTATCCCGGTGTGGGCGCGGAGGAGCGGGGTCAGAGCGAGGCCATCGCCCGCAACCTGTTCGAGATGTCGGGCCTCGAGACCCCCATCGTCGCCATCGTCATCGGCGAGGGGGGGTCCGGCGGGGCGCTCGCCATCGGCGTCGGCGACCGGGTGTTCATGCTCCAGTACAGCACCTATTCGGTGATCTCCCCCGAGGGCTGCGCCTCCATCCTGTGGAAGAGCGCAGAGAAGGCCCCGGAGGCCGCCGCGGCCTTGGGTATCACCTCCCAGCGCCTGCTGGACCTGGGGCTCATCGACGGCGTCATCCCCGAGCCCCTGGGAGGCGCCCACCGCGACCACGAGGAGATGGCGGAGAACATCGCCGATGTCCTGCGCGAGGAACTCGAAGCCCTCACCACCCGACCCATGGACCAGGTGCTGGCCCGCCGCCGGGAACGGCTGCGGGCGTATGGGAAGGTGCAGACAAGCTAG
- the dnaE gene encoding DNA polymerase III subunit alpha — translation MTPGFVHLHLHTEFSLVDGLLRIKPLMARTRELGMGALALTDQCNLFALVRFYKAAQAAGIKPLVGVDLWVGDGEGPPGRLVLLCQNDVGYRNLTGLVSRSYQEGRAQGRPTVARSWLEGATEGLIALSGGLAGDVGQALVDGDPARARERAAHWQRLFPERFYLELQRSGRPRDEDYLHAGVALAAEAGIPVVATNDVRFLAAEDFEAHEARVCIQEGRTLADPRRPREYSPQQYLRSPAEMAELFADLPEALENTVEIARRCNVRLSLGKNFLPAFPLPAGKGEDEWLREEARRGLEQRLATLFDTGAADFAARRAPYDERLAHELEVIIGMGFPGYFLIVADFIRWAKENGIPVGPGRGSGAGSLVAYALGITDLDPIRFDLLFERFLNPERVSMPDFDVDFCMAGRDRVIDYVAERYGREKVSQIITYGSMAAKAVVRDVGRVLGHPYGFVDKVARLIPFDLKMTLAKALELEPELRRRYDSEEEVHALIELARKLEGLARNAGKHAGGVVIAPTELTDFTPLYCEHGSQSVVTQFDKDDVEAVGLVKFDFLGLRTLTIIDWALKTVNAQRAAVGETPIDINLIPTEDRKTFALIKSARTTAVFQLESRGMKDLIRRLQPDCFEDIIALVALFRPGPLQSGMVDNFIDRKHGREKVSYPDPQYQHERLKPILEPTYGVILYQEQVMQIAQVLAGYTLGGADLLRRAMGKKKAEEMAKQRAVFAEGAAAQGIDPDLATKIFDLVEKFAGYGFNKSHSAAYALVAYQTAWLKAHYPAAFMAAVLSSDMDNTDKVKEFRREALDLGLTVQPPDINQGEYMFTVADDATIRYGLGAIKGVGEGAVQNLVEERRAHGPYADLFDLCCRVDTRKLNRRALEAMLRSGALDGLGPNRAVMWATLPTALKAAEQASRNADTGQDDLFGAATEPARGQRTLAYEDAAPWPDEQRLAGEKESLGFYVSGHPVDAHRALLAPLVSGRLAAIRPSAPEAGVVAGLVTAVRTTESRRGRMGILTLEDDSGEMEVTLFAEAFRRYQPLVEKDALLVAEGEAKPDERNGGWSFNARRLMTLDQARAEFAKRVRVRLTGDGVTNGLSDRLNHILEPFRHGTTPVFVDYYCPGASASLRLGDEWRVRVADELIVRLAELAGEDGVEVEYN, via the coding sequence ATGACCCCCGGCTTCGTTCATCTCCACCTCCATACCGAATTCTCCCTGGTGGACGGGCTGTTGCGCATCAAGCCCCTGATGGCGCGCACCCGGGAACTGGGCATGGGGGCCCTGGCCCTCACGGACCAATGCAACCTGTTTGCCCTGGTGCGCTTCTACAAGGCGGCCCAGGCGGCGGGTATCAAGCCCCTGGTGGGGGTGGACCTGTGGGTGGGAGACGGTGAGGGCCCACCCGGCCGGCTGGTCCTGTTGTGCCAGAACGACGTGGGCTACCGTAATCTCACCGGGCTGGTGTCCCGCTCCTACCAGGAGGGCCGCGCCCAGGGCCGGCCCACCGTCGCCCGGTCGTGGCTGGAGGGCGCCACCGAGGGGCTCATCGCCCTCTCGGGGGGGCTCGCCGGCGACGTGGGTCAGGCCCTGGTCGACGGTGACCCGGCGCGGGCCCGGGAGCGGGCCGCCCACTGGCAGCGCCTGTTCCCCGAGCGCTTCTATCTGGAGCTCCAACGCTCCGGCCGCCCCCGGGATGAGGATTACCTCCATGCCGGCGTGGCCCTGGCGGCGGAGGCGGGGATCCCGGTGGTGGCCACCAACGACGTACGGTTCCTGGCGGCCGAGGACTTCGAGGCCCACGAGGCCCGGGTCTGCATCCAGGAGGGGCGCACCCTGGCCGATCCCCGGCGGCCCCGGGAGTACAGCCCCCAGCAATACCTGCGCTCGCCGGCGGAGATGGCGGAACTCTTTGCCGACCTCCCCGAGGCCCTCGAGAACACGGTGGAGATCGCCCGGCGCTGCAACGTGCGCCTGTCCCTGGGCAAGAATTTCCTGCCCGCCTTTCCCCTGCCCGCGGGCAAGGGTGAGGATGAATGGCTACGGGAGGAGGCGCGCCGCGGGCTGGAGCAGCGTCTCGCCACCCTGTTCGATACCGGCGCCGCGGATTTCGCCGCGCGTCGCGCGCCCTACGACGAACGCCTGGCCCATGAGCTGGAGGTCATCATCGGCATGGGCTTCCCCGGCTATTTTCTCATCGTCGCCGACTTCATTCGCTGGGCCAAGGAAAACGGCATCCCGGTGGGGCCGGGACGGGGCTCCGGGGCCGGTTCCCTGGTGGCCTATGCCCTCGGCATCACTGATCTCGACCCCATCCGTTTCGACCTGCTGTTCGAGCGCTTCCTGAACCCCGAGCGGGTGTCCATGCCCGACTTCGACGTGGATTTCTGCATGGCGGGGCGGGATCGGGTCATCGACTACGTGGCGGAGCGCTACGGGCGCGAGAAGGTCTCCCAGATCATCACCTACGGCAGCATGGCGGCCAAGGCGGTGGTGCGCGACGTGGGCCGCGTCCTCGGCCACCCCTACGGCTTCGTAGACAAGGTGGCGCGGCTCATCCCCTTCGACCTCAAGATGACCCTGGCCAAGGCCCTGGAACTGGAGCCGGAACTCAGGCGCCGTTACGACTCGGAAGAGGAGGTCCACGCCCTCATCGAACTGGCGCGCAAGCTGGAGGGGCTGGCGCGCAACGCCGGCAAGCATGCGGGCGGCGTGGTCATCGCCCCCACGGAACTCACGGACTTCACCCCGCTGTACTGCGAGCACGGCTCCCAGAGCGTGGTGACCCAGTTCGATAAGGACGATGTGGAGGCGGTGGGCCTGGTCAAGTTCGACTTCCTCGGCCTGCGCACCCTCACCATCATCGACTGGGCCCTGAAGACCGTCAACGCCCAGCGCGCGGCGGTGGGCGAGACGCCCATTGACATCAATCTCATCCCCACCGAGGACCGTAAGACCTTCGCCCTCATCAAGTCCGCCCGCACCACCGCCGTGTTCCAGCTGGAATCCCGGGGCATGAAGGACCTCATCCGCCGCCTCCAGCCCGATTGCTTCGAGGACATCATCGCCCTGGTGGCCCTGTTCCGGCCCGGGCCCCTGCAGTCGGGTATGGTGGATAACTTCATCGACCGCAAGCACGGCCGGGAGAAGGTCTCCTACCCCGATCCCCAGTATCAGCACGAACGGCTCAAACCCATCCTGGAGCCCACCTACGGCGTCATCCTGTACCAGGAGCAGGTGATGCAGATCGCCCAGGTGCTGGCGGGTTACACCCTCGGGGGTGCCGACCTGTTGCGCCGTGCCATGGGTAAGAAGAAGGCCGAGGAGATGGCCAAGCAACGGGCGGTGTTCGCCGAAGGGGCGGCGGCCCAGGGGATCGATCCGGATCTGGCGACCAAGATCTTCGACCTGGTGGAGAAATTCGCGGGCTACGGCTTCAACAAGTCCCACTCCGCGGCCTACGCCCTGGTGGCCTACCAGACGGCCTGGCTCAAGGCCCACTACCCCGCCGCCTTCATGGCGGCGGTGCTGTCCTCGGACATGGACAACACCGACAAGGTCAAGGAGTTCCGCCGCGAGGCCCTCGACCTCGGCCTCACGGTGCAGCCGCCGGACATCAACCAGGGCGAGTACATGTTCACGGTGGCGGACGATGCCACCATCCGCTACGGCCTCGGCGCCATCAAGGGGGTGGGGGAGGGCGCGGTACAGAACCTGGTGGAGGAGCGTCGCGCCCACGGCCCCTACGCCGACCTGTTCGATCTGTGTTGTCGAGTGGATACCCGCAAGCTCAACCGCCGGGCCTTAGAGGCCATGCTCCGCTCCGGTGCCCTTGACGGCCTGGGGCCGAACCGCGCCGTGATGTGGGCCACCCTGCCCACGGCCCTCAAGGCCGCCGAGCAGGCCTCCCGCAACGCGGACACCGGCCAGGACGACCTGTTTGGCGCCGCCACGGAGCCTGCCCGGGGCCAGCGCACGCTGGCCTATGAGGACGCCGCCCCGTGGCCTGACGAGCAACGCCTGGCGGGGGAGAAAGAGAGCCTCGGTTTCTACGTCTCGGGCCATCCGGTGGATGCCCATCGCGCCCTCCTCGCCCCCCTGGTCAGCGGCCGCCTGGCGGCCATCCGGCCCAGCGCCCCGGAGGCCGGGGTGGTGGCCGGCCTGGTGACGGCCGTCAGGACCACCGAGAGCCGGCGCGGGCGCATGGGGATCCTTACCCTGGAGGACGACTCCGGTGAGATGGAGGTGACCCTGTTCGCCGAGGCCTTCCGGCGCTACCAGCCCTTGGTGGAGAAGGACGCCCTGCTGGTGGCCGAGGGCGAGGCCAAGCCCGACGAGCGCAACGGTGGTTGGTCCTTCAATGCCCGCCGCCTCATGACCCTGGACCAGGCGCGGGCCGAGTTTGCTAAGCGGGTGCGGGTGCGGCTCACCGGCGATGGCGTCACCAACGGGCTGTCCGATCGCCTCAACCACATCCTGGAGCCTTTCCGCCACGGCACCACCCCGGTGTTCGTGGACTACTACTGCCCCGGGGCGTCTGCCAGCCTGCGCCTCGGCGACGAGTGGCGGGTGCGGGTGGCGGACGAACTCATCGTGCGGCTGGCGGAACTGGCGGGGGAGGACGGCGTGGAGGTGGAGTACAACTGA
- the lpxB gene encoding lipid-A-disaccharide synthase, translating to MRIALVAGEPSGDLLGAGLMEAIRRRVPDSEFLGIGGPRMAAAGCHGLYPMERLSVMGLVEVARRLPELLLQRRRLARQLVAAGPAVFVGIDAPDYNLGLERRLRRAGVPTAHYVSPSVWAWRAHRVKAIRKSTDLMLTLFPFEAEFYERAGVPVRFVGHPMADAIPLDNPPEAARRRLGLAQQATWVALLPGSRGSEIRRLAPAMLAAAHWMARARPGLRFVIPLVNGRTRGLVEQALGNAAPQLDVTLLDGRSREAMAAADGVLLASGTATLEALLIKRPMVVAYRVHPLTYRLVKPMLRVERYALPNLLAGRALVPEFIQDDVVPERLGAELLRLMEDEAAATAYRHTAEAIHLGLRRDADARAAEAVLGLAAARARH from the coding sequence GTGCGCATAGCCCTGGTGGCCGGCGAGCCCTCGGGGGACCTGCTGGGGGCGGGGCTCATGGAGGCCATCCGACGGCGGGTCCCGGACAGCGAGTTCCTCGGCATCGGCGGTCCCCGCATGGCGGCCGCGGGCTGCCACGGCCTCTATCCCATGGAGCGGTTGTCGGTGATGGGGCTGGTGGAGGTGGCCCGCCGCCTGCCGGAGCTGCTGCTCCAGCGCCGGCGCCTGGCGCGCCAGCTGGTGGCCGCCGGGCCGGCGGTATTCGTCGGCATCGATGCGCCGGATTACAATCTGGGGCTGGAGCGCCGCCTGCGACGGGCCGGGGTGCCCACGGCCCATTACGTGAGCCCCTCGGTATGGGCGTGGCGCGCCCACCGCGTCAAGGCCATACGGAAATCCACGGATCTCATGCTCACCCTGTTTCCCTTCGAGGCCGAGTTCTATGAGCGGGCGGGTGTGCCGGTGCGCTTCGTGGGCCACCCCATGGCCGATGCCATCCCACTGGACAACCCTCCCGAAGCCGCCCGCCGGCGCCTCGGCCTGGCGCAGCAGGCCACCTGGGTGGCTCTGCTGCCCGGCAGCCGCGGCAGCGAGATCCGCCGTCTGGCGCCGGCCATGCTGGCGGCGGCTCACTGGATGGCCCGGGCCCGGCCGGGGCTGCGTTTCGTGATCCCCCTGGTGAACGGGCGCACCCGGGGTCTGGTGGAGCAGGCCCTCGGCAACGCCGCGCCGCAACTGGATGTCACGCTGCTGGACGGCCGGAGCCGCGAGGCCATGGCGGCGGCCGACGGCGTGCTCCTGGCCTCGGGCACGGCCACCCTCGAGGCCTTGCTGATCAAGCGGCCTATGGTGGTGGCCTACCGTGTGCATCCCCTCACCTACCGGCTGGTGAAACCCATGCTGCGGGTGGAGCGCTATGCCCTCCCCAACCTGCTGGCGGGGCGCGCCCTGGTGCCCGAATTCATCCAGGACGATGTGGTTCCGGAACGCCTCGGCGCCGAACTGCTGCGGCTGATGGAAGACGAGGCTGCCGCCACCGCCTACCGGCATACCGCGGAGGCCATTCATCTCGGCCTGCGCCGGGATGCCGACGCCCGCGCCGCGGAGGCGGTGCTGGGGCTGGCGGCGGCGCGGGCCCGCCATTGA
- the lpxA gene encoding acyl-ACP--UDP-N-acetylglucosamine O-acyltransferase, whose product MIHPTAIIDPRTRIPEGTEVGPYSIIAADVELGEGCIIGPHVVINGPTRLGRDNRIYAHCSIGGDPQDKKYGGEASALEIGDRNTIREFCTINRGTEQDSGTTRIGDDNWIMAYVHIAHDCQVGHHTVFANCASLAGHVHVGDHAILGGFTLVHQFCRVGAYSITAIGTAMLKDVPPFVMASGNFATPHGINLEGMRRQGFSKEAIAAVRQAYKVLYRQNLSFDQAKAELASLAGEFPEVALFREFLEGSRRGVIR is encoded by the coding sequence GTGATCCATCCCACCGCCATCATCGACCCCCGGACCCGTATCCCGGAGGGCACGGAGGTGGGGCCGTATTCCATCATCGCTGCGGACGTGGAGTTGGGCGAAGGCTGCATCATCGGGCCCCATGTGGTGATCAACGGCCCCACGCGCCTCGGCCGGGACAACCGCATCTATGCCCACTGCTCCATCGGCGGCGATCCCCAGGACAAGAAATACGGCGGTGAGGCCTCGGCCCTGGAGATCGGGGACCGCAACACCATCCGGGAATTCTGCACCATCAACCGGGGCACCGAGCAGGACTCGGGCACCACCCGCATAGGCGATGACAACTGGATCATGGCCTACGTCCATATCGCCCACGACTGCCAGGTGGGCCATCACACCGTGTTCGCCAACTGTGCCTCCCTCGCCGGCCATGTCCATGTGGGTGATCACGCCATCCTCGGTGGCTTCACCCTGGTGCATCAGTTCTGCCGCGTGGGCGCCTACAGCATCACCGCCATCGGCACCGCAATGCTGAAGGACGTGCCGCCCTTCGTCATGGCCTCGGGCAACTTCGCCACCCCCCACGGCATCAACCTCGAGGGCATGCGGCGCCAGGGCTTCTCCAAGGAGGCCATCGCCGCCGTCCGCCAGGCCTACAAGGTACTCTACCGCCAGAATCTCTCCTTCGACCAGGCCAAGGCCGAACTTGCATCCCTCGCGGGCGAATTTCCGGAAGTGGCCCTGTTCCGGGAGTTCCTCGAGGGTTCGAGGCGCGGTGTCATCCGCTGA
- the fabZ gene encoding 3-hydroxyacyl-ACP dehydratase FabZ, whose translation MSEIDVLDIHGILDFLPHRYPFLMVDRVHAFENHKWLTATKNVTYNEPFFQGHFPDNPIMPGVLIMEALAQATALLALLSDDLRLDGTRVYYLVGVDKARFKSLVSPGDVLRMRVEENQMVRGVGRCTCVASVDDKVVASAEIMGAIREIKP comes from the coding sequence ATGAGCGAGATAGACGTACTAGATATCCACGGCATACTCGATTTCCTGCCCCATCGCTATCCTTTCCTGATGGTCGACCGGGTTCATGCCTTCGAGAACCACAAATGGCTCACGGCCACCAAGAACGTCACCTACAATGAGCCTTTCTTCCAGGGCCATTTCCCCGACAACCCCATCATGCCGGGGGTCCTCATCATGGAGGCCCTGGCCCAGGCCACCGCCCTGCTGGCACTGTTGAGCGACGACCTGCGTCTCGACGGGACCCGGGTCTATTACCTGGTGGGTGTGGACAAGGCGCGGTTCAAGAGTCTGGTGTCCCCCGGCGACGTGTTGCGCATGCGCGTGGAGGAGAACCAGATGGTGAGGGGAGTAGGGCGTTGTACCTGTGTCGCCTCGGTGGATGACAAGGTGGTGGCGAGCGCCGAGATCATGGGGGCGATCCGGGAAATCAAGCCGTGA
- the lpxD gene encoding UDP-3-O-(3-hydroxymyristoyl)glucosamine N-acyltransferase encodes MDLSLHELAECIGARLEGDGEVRVGGMATLAGAVAGDVSFLTNPAYRAQLGTTRASAVILGEEDLGACPTNALVMANPYAGYAYAATALNPPDAAPVGCHPGAHVDPSACIGEGVWLGPGAVVEANARIGAGCFIGPGCVVARGAGLGPGGRLVANVYIGESVRVGARFLIHPGAVIGADGFGFAQDGGRWIKIPQLGSVVLGDDVEIGANTAVDRGALEDTIIGDGVKLDNHVQIGHNVRIGEHTAIAGMSGVAGSAVIGRHCGIGGGVGVNGHVELADGVYLTVHTTVYQSILEPGVYSSGVMEQDNRSWRRNTLRFRQLDEMMKRIKALEHKLDGGM; translated from the coding sequence GTGGACCTCAGCCTGCACGAACTCGCAGAGTGCATCGGGGCACGCCTGGAGGGTGACGGCGAGGTCCGCGTCGGTGGCATGGCCACCCTGGCGGGGGCGGTGGCGGGCGATGTCAGTTTTCTGACCAACCCTGCCTATCGCGCCCAACTGGGAACCACCCGGGCCTCCGCGGTCATTCTGGGCGAGGAGGACCTGGGGGCTTGCCCGACCAACGCACTGGTCATGGCCAACCCCTATGCCGGTTACGCCTACGCGGCCACCGCCCTGAACCCCCCCGATGCCGCGCCGGTGGGGTGCCATCCCGGGGCCCACGTGGACCCGTCCGCTTGTATCGGGGAAGGCGTGTGGCTCGGTCCCGGCGCCGTGGTGGAGGCCAATGCCCGGATCGGGGCGGGTTGCTTCATCGGCCCTGGCTGCGTGGTTGCCCGTGGTGCCGGGTTGGGCCCCGGCGGGCGCCTGGTGGCAAACGTCTACATCGGCGAGTCGGTGCGGGTGGGGGCGCGATTTCTTATCCATCCGGGGGCGGTCATCGGCGCCGATGGTTTCGGCTTCGCCCAGGATGGCGGGCGCTGGATCAAGATCCCGCAGCTGGGCTCGGTGGTGCTGGGGGATGACGTGGAGATCGGCGCCAATACCGCCGTGGACCGTGGGGCCCTGGAAGATACGATCATCGGCGACGGCGTCAAGTTGGACAACCATGTGCAGATCGGCCACAACGTGCGTATCGGCGAACATACCGCCATCGCCGGCATGTCGGGGGTCGCGGGTAGCGCCGTCATCGGCAGACACTGTGGGATCGGCGGCGGGGTGGGCGTGAATGGTCATGTGGAGCTGGCCGATGGCGTCTACTTGACGGTGCACACCACCGTCTATCAGAGCATCCTCGAGCCCGGGGTCTATTCCTCGGGGGTCATGGAGCAGGACAACCGGAGCTGGCGCAGGAACACCCTGAGGTTCCGTCAGCTCGATGAGATGATGAAGCGCATCAAGGCGCTGGAGCACAAGCTCGACGGCGGTATGTGA